DNA from Pirellulales bacterium:
GGTCTCGTCGCGGCCCGAGCATCTGTTGGACCCCAAGTACGCGAGCTGGGATGAGCTGCTACTGGCGTCGGCCGACGGAGTCCTGGCCGAGTTCGACCTGAGCGAAGTGCCCCTCAGCCAGCAGACGTGGGGCCGGCAGAACACGGCCGACATCGAGCACCCGTTGCTCGAACAGGCCGCTCCGAAGCTCAGCCGTTGGCTGAATCTGGCGATGCCCGCCGATCAACTGGCGGGGGATTCGGAGAATCTGCCCCGCATTCAGCGTCCCAGTGGCGGGGCGTCGCAACGCCTGGCCGTCTCGCCAGGACGCGAGGCCGAGGGAATTTTCCACATGCCAGGTGGGCAAAGCGGGCACCCGCTGTCGCCCCATTACGGCGATGGCCACGCCGCCTGGGTCAAGGGAGAGCCGACTCCGTTTCTGCCGGGCGAAACGAAGCACACGCTGGTCCTGCAACCCGAGAAGCCGTAGGCGGCAAACCCTCATGCCACGCGAGACCCCACCGGGTCGCGGCAATGCGTGCATCTTTCGCTTGTGTAACGCTTTCCGTTCACACCAGGGATAGTTGACAAGCCCAGGGGAATCGCCCATTGTGGAACTCGTCGGCGGCCGGCCCGATTCGGCCAGGGACGATGGCGGTGCAGGGGGGCGCGTGAACGGGGCCCCCTGCGACACCGCCGCCGCGAACGGCCATCATGGTTCGTTCGATTCGGTGCGTGCTCGCGTTCCGAAGCCGCTCGGCATCGCCCCTTCTTTGCGTCCGCCGTTCGCGCGGCTCAGGATTCGATCGGTTCGGTATCGAGGAACAGATTCATGCCGCGTTTGTCGCAAGCCCCCTGGCTGGGTGTGCCACTTTGCCTGCTGCTGGCTCTGTCCGGTACGGCCCTGGCCCAAACGCCTGGCCCCCAAGTGCCGAACAAGGAGAAGGCGTCCTTCCGACTCGCCGACAGCAACCTGCAGGTTGAGCTGGTGACGTCGGAGCCCTATCTCACCAGTCCGGTCGACATGGCGTGGGATGCGAACGGACGTCTCTACGTGGCCGAGATCACCGACTACCCGACGGGCAACCCCACGGGACGCGTCGTGACGTTCGAGGATGTCGACTGGAACGGCACCTACGACAAGTTCACCGTCTTTGCCGACGGGCTCGATCTCCCGACCAGCGTGCTCCCGTATCGCGATGGCCTGTTGGTGATGACGGCGCGCGATATTACGTACTTGATCGATGCCGACCGCGACGGCATCTCCGAAAAGCGCGAGGTGGTGCTGACGGGCCTCGAAGGTGGCCATCCGCTGTTGCGCCCCGGCAGCTTGCAGTGGGGCATCGACAACTGGGTCTACGCGTCGCACGGCGGCAAGGGGGAACTGCATCGTCCGCAGGATCCGAAGAGCAAGGGGGTCTCAGTCGATGGCCGCGACTTCCGTTTTCTGCCCGACGGGAGCAAAGTCGATCCCTTGACCGGCGCGAGCTCGGCCGGACTGGCGATGGATACCTACGGCGCGCGGTTTCCCTCGTCGGCCATCGAGCCGCTGCAGCACGTCGTGCTCGAAGAACGCTATTTCACGCGCAATCCACAACTCGCGCCGCAGGTGTCGGTAGTCGGCATTTTGAACCCGGACGAATCGAAGCACCTTTCACCACGTACGAGTCCGGCCACGACGCCCATCCGCGCCGGTCGCGGCATTCACTTCTTCCGGGGCAACGGCCTGCCGACACGTTACATCAACAATCTTTTCCTGGCCGATCCCGTGGCGAATGTCGTGCATCGTCGCCGCCTCGATCCCGAGCATGCCACCTTCGTGGCGCATCGCACCGATGAGCGGGGCGAGTTCTTGAGCTCGACCGATCCCTGGTTTCGACCCGTCTGCATCGAAACGGGGCCGGACGGGGCGCTCTACGTGCTGGACTTCTACCGCGCCGCGTACGAATACCCGGAAATCGATCGAGCCAAAGCCCGCGCCAGCGTGGCCTTGGCCCACGGCACCGACAAAGGACGCCTGTGGCGCATTCGACCCGTCGAGCGAGCCGGAAGGGCCAGGCTCGGCACGATGAAACGTCCGCAACTCACCAGCGCCTCGAATAGCGAACTGGTGCAAATGCTCGGCCACGAAAACGGCTGGTGGCGAGAAACCGCCCAGCGTTTGCTCCTCGAGCGAAATGCCCAGGATGCCGTGCCGGCGTTGCGGGCCATTTTCAACGACCAGCGAAATGCCAAAGCGCGGTTGCATGCCCTATGGGTACTCGAAGGTCTGAACGCGGTGGACGACCGTACCTTGATTATCGCCCTGAGCGACGTCTATCCCGGCCTGCGTAGCAGCGCGTTGCGTTTGGCCGAACCTCGGATCGCCAAGTCGAACGAGATTCGCGCGGCCGTGCTAGGCGTAATCGCCGACGCCGATCCCCGCGTGCGACTCGAGCTTGCCGCCACGCTGGGGGACGTGACCGGTGAGGATGTGACGAACGTGCTCGCGACGATCGCGTTGGAGAACGCCGACGATCGATGGGTTCGTCGCACTTTGCTGGGAGCCTTGGGACGCGATCCCGTCACGTTCCTCGAAAAGCTGCTCGACAAGAATCCGCAATGGATGAATGCCCCCACGGTCGGACAGATGCTGGTCCTGGCGGAATTTGCCGAGATGATCGGT
Protein-coding regions in this window:
- a CDS encoding c-type cytochrome, producing MPRLSQAPWLGVPLCLLLALSGTALAQTPGPQVPNKEKASFRLADSNLQVELVTSEPYLTSPVDMAWDANGRLYVAEITDYPTGNPTGRVVTFEDVDWNGTYDKFTVFADGLDLPTSVLPYRDGLLVMTARDITYLIDADRDGISEKREVVLTGLEGGHPLLRPGSLQWGIDNWVYASHGGKGELHRPQDPKSKGVSVDGRDFRFLPDGSKVDPLTGASSAGLAMDTYGARFPSSAIEPLQHVVLEERYFTRNPQLAPQVSVVGILNPDESKHLSPRTSPATTPIRAGRGIHFFRGNGLPTRYINNLFLADPVANVVHRRRLDPEHATFVAHRTDERGEFLSSTDPWFRPVCIETGPDGALYVLDFYRAAYEYPEIDRAKARASVALAHGTDKGRLWRIRPVERAGRARLGTMKRPQLTSASNSELVQMLGHENGWWRETAQRLLLERNAQDAVPALRAIFNDQRNAKARLHALWVLEGLNAVDDRTLIIALSDVYPGLRSSALRLAEPRIAKSNEIRAAVLGVIADADPRVRLELAATLGDVTGEDVTNVLATIALENADDRWVRRTLLGALGRDPVTFLEKLLDKNPQWMNAPTVGQMLVLAEFAEMIGYRNQPAELTRVLKRAAPAAGGPTLRGQRALFTGLAEGLARTGHPLHTLRRELPTMGANAAHVDKLFAAARELAEARSADTRQRVDAIRLMAEDDPAAAGPVLVKLASGAQPPAVQAAAVWALATSGDRSQIETLFSAWAELSPAARREAVAALLRTPATRPVLIAALEAQRIPLADLEPLAVAALQHLPDASEQSRVAKLLTATTDVDRAALIASYAKEVGTLDAPANSGGRRPLIQATVSDERGASLFAQNCLSCHRISGHGSTTGSDLAVAAALPREVFLARLLDPNRAALPSQRGSIIVTKSGQLLYGAIGLETSQAMSLRRADGTELTIPRSEIAAVHATEHALMPAGFEALLSPADVADLLAFVTRPRLELLPAEVRVVVEDAAVKPIESKAPVKETAPASAP